AATTTGGAATTGATGAACAGATCTTTATCTGCATTATTTTGGAAAAATACCCAGTTACTTTTTTTGAAAGCGATATAATACAAAAATCTCCCAATATAAGATGCTAAGCTTTTTTTTATAAAAAGTGTACCCAAACCACTCACATTATTAATAACAGGTATCCCCAATTTTCTGACAGCCAGGTTTCCATAAATATTTGGTTTTATTGTATAACTAAGAATAATGTCGGGTTGAACTTTCAGGAAGATTTTTTTATATTCTTTGATCAATTTTAAATCCTCAACAGGATTGGTTCCCTTATGGTTTATGTTGACTTTGAAATGTTTAACTCCATACTTTTCAAGATTATCAACATATTTATCTTCCGGAGATACAGCAAAAACATCATGACCATCGTTCAATAAAGTTTTAATTAAACCAAGTCGGAAATTGTAAATATTCCAGGCTGTATTGATAGATATTGCAATTCTCATATTGTTATCATTGTTAATTTATTCAATCAATTTCAAGGTGTTGAAAAAAAACAGCAGTGCTATTTTTGAATTTCTTGTAGGAAAACAATTCGGAATCAGCACAGTGTTGCTTCATCTTTAGCAGTTGACTATTATCTATTGATAACGCTTTTAAAAGTGATTTATTAAGGTTTTCATTCGTCGAAATATCAAGTATAAAGCCGGTTTTTCCATCGAATAAATAATCTTTTAAATCACTGGTAAGATTTGTAAGAACTGGTATTCCGGCTGTTATTGACTCCACAAATTTTGTTGGAAAACCAGCAGTATTAACCAAATTATTATCTCTTATAAAAATGGAAAAATCTGAAGATTTTAATAAATCCAAAGCTTCCAGGTGACCCTTTCTGCCATAAAAAAGAATATTATCACGAATGTTTTGGGAAACTGGTTGATTTGAAAATGATGTTTTATATTCAGATTCAGAAATTCCAATAATCTGAAATAAAAAATCGGGATAATGCTTTTTAATTTCGGATAATGATTTAATAATTAAATCCAACCTGTCTTTTTTACCGGCACCCGGTGAGCCAACATAGGTAAGAACCCTTATTTTATTTTTGCTGTAAATATTAGAATTCCGCCATTTTAATTCACTTTTATCAATTAAAGGGGGAAGTTTTACGCACGTTTTTTTCTTGTAAAAATTCATTAAAAAATTACTTATTGCAATAATGCCATCCATTTTAAAATGGACATATTTCATTCTTAATGAATTATCAATTTTTTTTATGGACTTAAGTAAAAAGGACCCTTCAGGTTGATACCATTCCGTAACATCAGCAATTATTTTAATTTTTCTTTTTTTACAGTAGTTTCTTAATCTCCATAATTTTATTGCAGGATAATTGTAAGCAATAACCATTGCAACATTATTCTTTAAGTCTTTTTCAACAATTTGTTTTACTTTAGATATGCTGGTTATATAAATGAACCATTTTTTTACCGAATCAGGATATTTTACTGCTTTTGAATAAAAAAGAAAATTATATGCAT
This window of the Candidatus Neomarinimicrobiota bacterium genome carries:
- a CDS encoding glycosyltransferase family 4 protein — protein: MNKKENILYIGGFEFPDRNAAAQRVINNSKLLSELNFKVFFNGINKSIERDDQLFKKFNAYNFLFYSKAVKYPDSVKKWFIYITSISKVKQIVEKDLKNNVAMVIAYNYPAIKLWRLRNYCKKRKIKIIADVTEWYQPEGSFLLKSIKKIDNSLRMKYVHFKMDGIIAISNFLMNFYKKKTCVKLPPLIDKSELKWRNSNIYSKNKIRVLTYVGSPGAGKKDRLDLIIKSLSEIKKHYPDFLFQIIGISESEYKTSFSNQPVSQNIRDNILFYGRKGHLEALDLLKSSDFSIFIRDNNLVNTAGFPTKFVESITAGIPVLTNLTSDLKDYLFDGKTGFILDISTNENLNKSLLKALSIDNSQLLKMKQHCADSELFSYKKFKNSTAVFFQHLEID